One window of the Shewanella cyperi genome contains the following:
- a CDS encoding NAD-dependent malic enzyme — protein MDDNKRPLYLPFAGPAILEAPLINKGSAFTEEERMFFNLEGLLPHVIETIEEQASRAYDQFRSFSNDLDKHIYLRNIQDTNETLFYRLVQNHITEMMPIIYTPTVGLACERFSKNYRRNRGLFISYPNKDRIDDILNNSTRHKVKIIVVTDGERILGLGDQGIGGMGIPIGKLSLYTSCGGISPAYTLPITLDVGTDNPHLLEDPMYMGWRHQRIGGEEYAEFIEAFLEAVYRRWPDVLIQFEDFAQKNAMPLLERYKDKYCCFNDDIQGTAAVTVGSLLAASKAAGTQLSQQRIAFLGAGSAGCGIAEAIVAQMVSEGISDEQARRQVFMVDRWGLLLDNMPNLLPFQQKLAQKCANLGNWQNFSDNMSLLDVVNNAKPTVLIGVSGAPGLFTEEIIRAMHSHCERPIVFPLSNPTSRVEATPKDILHWTNGQALVATGSPFEPVVIEGETYEIAQCNNSFIFPGIGLGVLASGAKRVSDEMLMASSRALAECSPLAINGSGALLPRLEDIHQVSKHIAFAVAKVAVQQGLALDTTDELLVQSIENNFWYPEYRRYKRTSF, from the coding sequence ATGGACGATAATAAACGCCCCCTATATCTTCCGTTTGCCGGACCTGCGATCCTCGAAGCCCCTCTGATCAACAAGGGCAGCGCATTCACCGAAGAAGAGCGGATGTTCTTCAATCTCGAAGGCCTGTTACCCCATGTGATTGAAACTATTGAAGAGCAAGCCTCGCGGGCCTACGATCAGTTCCGCAGTTTCAGCAACGATCTGGATAAACACATTTACCTGCGCAATATTCAGGACACCAACGAAACCCTGTTCTATCGCCTGGTGCAAAACCACATTACCGAGATGATGCCCATCATCTACACCCCCACAGTGGGGTTGGCCTGTGAGCGCTTCTCCAAAAACTATCGCCGCAACCGGGGCTTGTTTATCTCCTATCCCAACAAGGACAGGATCGACGACATACTCAACAATTCCACCCGCCACAAGGTGAAGATCATAGTGGTCACCGACGGTGAACGTATCCTGGGTCTGGGCGATCAGGGCATTGGCGGCATGGGGATCCCTATCGGCAAGTTGTCCCTGTACACCAGTTGCGGCGGCATCAGTCCCGCCTACACCCTGCCCATTACCCTGGACGTGGGGACCGATAATCCGCATCTGCTGGAAGACCCCATGTACATGGGTTGGCGCCACCAAAGGATCGGCGGAGAAGAGTATGCCGAGTTTATCGAAGCCTTCCTCGAAGCCGTTTATCGTCGCTGGCCGGATGTGCTGATCCAGTTCGAAGATTTCGCTCAGAAGAATGCCATGCCTTTGCTGGAGCGTTACAAGGACAAATATTGCTGTTTTAACGACGATATTCAGGGCACGGCTGCGGTAACCGTCGGCTCACTGCTGGCCGCCAGTAAAGCCGCCGGCACCCAGCTCAGCCAGCAACGCATTGCCTTCCTCGGCGCCGGCAGCGCCGGCTGTGGTATCGCCGAAGCCATAGTGGCCCAGATGGTCTCTGAAGGCATAAGCGACGAACAGGCCCGCCGCCAGGTATTCATGGTCGACCGCTGGGGACTGCTGCTCGACAACATGCCCAACCTGTTGCCCTTCCAGCAAAAGCTGGCCCAGAAGTGCGCCAACCTCGGCAACTGGCAAAACTTCAGCGACAATATGTCTTTGCTGGATGTGGTCAATAACGCCAAACCGACAGTGTTGATTGGCGTTTCCGGTGCACCGGGCCTGTTCACGGAAGAAATTATCCGCGCCATGCACAGCCATTGCGAGCGACCAATAGTGTTCCCACTGTCAAACCCAACCAGCAGGGTCGAAGCAACGCCCAAGGACATACTCCATTGGACCAATGGTCAGGCGCTGGTGGCGACCGGCAGTCCGTTTGAACCCGTAGTCATTGAAGGTGAAACCTACGAGATTGCCCAGTGCAACAACAGCTTTATCTTCCCCGGCATTGGCCTTGGCGTACTGGCCAGCGGCGCCAAGCGTGTGTCCGATGAGATGTTAATGGCCTCCAGCCGCGCCCTGGCAGAATGTTCACCGCTGGCTATCAATGGCAGTGGCGCACTGTTGCCAAGACTGGAAGACATTCATCAGGTCAGCAAGCATATCGCCTTTGCCGTGGCCAAGGTGGCGGTGCAGCAGGGACTGGCTCTGGATACCACGGATGAACTGCTGGTGCAGTCCATCGAAAATAACTTCTGGTATCCCGAATACCGTCGCTACAAGCGCACCTCGTTCTGA
- a CDS encoding DUF3069 domain-containing protein, which produces MTDISSAYREQAFKIADNVAGKVIALDRMPEALRDAYRSLCEELLADADGRFAAAWDALPKSAAGLFERAAFHGFYLANAWLQLSILARDISEMEDTDAAIEEKEYGGLFVKVADAALKESVRKVKKARTDRSMFNSMRQVMAE; this is translated from the coding sequence ATGACAGATATTTCTTCCGCATACCGTGAACAAGCTTTCAAAATTGCAGACAATGTCGCCGGCAAGGTTATAGCTTTGGACAGAATGCCCGAGGCTCTGCGGGATGCTTACCGCAGCCTGTGTGAAGAGCTGTTGGCCGACGCGGACGGCCGTTTTGCTGCGGCCTGGGATGCCTTGCCCAAAAGCGCTGCCGGTTTGTTCGAGCGCGCTGCTTTTCATGGTTTCTACCTGGCCAATGCCTGGTTACAGTTGAGTATTCTGGCGCGGGATATTTCTGAGATGGAAGATACCGATGCGGCAATAGAGGAAAAGGAATACGGCGGATTGTTTGTGAAAGTGGCCGATGCCGCGCTGAAAGAGAGTGTGCGCAAGGTTAAAAAGGCCAGGACAGACAGAAGCATGTTTAATAGCATGCGCCAGGTGATGGCAGAGTAA
- a CDS encoding tetratricopeptide repeat-containing diguanylate cyclase has translation MSLFRQFIASGVLVITALLSVADALAMNLDEIDQLFDKLERADISEPQAINEAIASLEAAIDKDDLPRVLRLSRLHCWNQDSTTEKLAAAAAVYANKLLGDPKNDTLTRADLLLCRGYYNRLAGKPKDALVDYDEAVKLAYQVESPRLIADARSLRGAILSFEGNFSPALEDLITAQHLYESLGMEVWSLNNLTELATSYRRFGDPQTAIRYYRQLEEKYRNQGEFNAATLVNSEIAMAYEAMNENAMALEYYRKTADYWESANEPLAAASIYVNMSGSLIKQGLVPEAKQKLAKAEPLIKIEHAGFYSFMKLYQAQIALQENQPDKALELLNQGEEAFNSIQNKRGLAELYTTKSQTLAALGDWHSAYGALETQNRLQNELQNQLQSQRTTEMRTRFDTDRMANENRQLLENQRLKEHELQILQQNKLLQLTTMVLVLVILAIVSVFAYKQAQRSKLMEHLALTDFLTKLPNRRHIYRRGELFVQQAKKQQSAMSVILFDADHFKKINDHYGHDVGDKALVVLADCASAQMRKTDMVGRIGGEEFLVLLPGTSLAQAGEIAERLRKAMDDTDMNDISTGLSLTISAGVASLDKDKSFSALLNRADHALYQAKAAGRNQVVLDGPHSQAADPAAEI, from the coding sequence ATGAGCCTCTTTCGGCAATTCATCGCCAGCGGAGTATTGGTCATAACGGCACTCTTGTCCGTGGCCGACGCCTTGGCTATGAATTTGGACGAAATTGATCAACTGTTCGACAAACTTGAAAGGGCCGATATCAGTGAGCCTCAGGCCATAAACGAAGCCATTGCCAGCCTGGAAGCAGCAATAGACAAGGACGACTTACCAAGGGTATTGCGTCTGTCCAGATTACACTGCTGGAATCAGGACTCCACCACAGAAAAACTTGCGGCAGCCGCCGCTGTTTACGCCAATAAACTGCTCGGCGATCCCAAAAACGATACCCTCACCCGTGCCGACCTCTTGCTCTGCCGCGGGTATTACAATCGCTTGGCAGGTAAACCCAAGGACGCCCTTGTCGATTACGATGAGGCGGTCAAGCTTGCATATCAGGTGGAATCACCGAGATTAATCGCCGATGCCCGCAGCTTGAGGGGGGCAATTTTATCCTTTGAAGGCAATTTCAGTCCGGCACTGGAAGATCTGATAACGGCCCAGCATTTATATGAAAGCCTCGGCATGGAAGTCTGGAGCCTTAACAATCTGACCGAATTGGCCACCAGCTATCGACGCTTCGGCGATCCCCAGACAGCCATCCGCTATTACCGCCAATTGGAAGAAAAATACCGCAACCAGGGCGAGTTCAACGCCGCAACCCTGGTCAACTCAGAGATCGCCATGGCCTATGAGGCCATGAACGAAAATGCCATGGCGCTGGAATATTATCGGAAAACCGCCGACTACTGGGAATCAGCCAATGAACCCCTCGCCGCCGCCAGCATTTATGTCAACATGAGTGGCAGCCTCATCAAGCAGGGATTGGTCCCCGAAGCCAAACAAAAACTCGCCAAGGCCGAACCACTGATCAAAATCGAGCATGCCGGTTTCTACAGTTTTATGAAGTTGTATCAGGCCCAGATCGCACTGCAGGAAAACCAGCCGGATAAGGCTCTGGAGCTGCTAAATCAAGGCGAAGAGGCCTTTAACAGCATTCAGAACAAACGTGGTTTGGCCGAGCTCTATACCACCAAAAGCCAAACTTTGGCCGCCCTGGGTGATTGGCATTCGGCCTACGGCGCTCTGGAAACCCAAAATCGCTTACAAAACGAACTGCAGAACCAACTGCAGAGCCAGCGTACCACGGAAATGCGCACCCGCTTTGACACCGACAGAATGGCCAATGAAAACCGCCAACTGCTGGAGAACCAACGTCTTAAGGAGCATGAACTGCAGATATTGCAGCAGAACAAATTGCTGCAATTGACCACCATGGTGTTGGTACTGGTGATCCTGGCCATAGTTTCAGTGTTCGCCTACAAACAGGCCCAACGTTCAAAGTTAATGGAGCATCTGGCACTGACAGACTTCCTGACCAAACTGCCCAACCGGCGCCATATCTACCGCCGCGGTGAGCTTTTTGTACAGCAAGCCAAAAAGCAACAGTCAGCCATGTCGGTTATCCTGTTTGATGCCGATCATTTCAAAAAGATTAACGATCATTATGGCCACGATGTGGGTGACAAGGCCTTGGTGGTACTGGCCGATTGTGCGTCAGCCCAAATGCGCAAGACAGATATGGTGGGGCGGATCGGCGGAGAGGAGTTTCTGGTCTTGTTGCCTGGCACCAGCTTGGCCCAGGCCGGTGAGATCGCCGAGCGCCTGCGCAAGGCCATGGATGATACCGACATGAATGACATCAGCACGGGCCTGTCATTGACCATTTCTGCCGGTGTAGCCAGCCTGGACAAGGACAAGAGTTTTTCCGCCCTGCTGAATCGCGCCGATCATGCCCTTTATCAGGCCAAAGCCGCCGGCCGCAATCAGGTGGTACTCGACGGACCGCATAGCCAGGCCGCAGATCCTGCCGCAGAGATTTAA
- a CDS encoding substrate-binding periplasmic protein — MRTLAILLLGVLSSLPGAAGELPQTVKLLTEPLPPLSQYVDGRASGFSVELARLIQRQLGEGAEVEVLPWARGYAMALREPNTVLFPTSINDNRRQQFDFVGPFAEVRMHLYGRSNDASRPKDLAEAASLGTIGVYRGSPAEKLLLDSKIPGLLIAAFPDQSLRQLLAGRIRFWCHADLFIGPLLSKAGVDEGQIQPVLELKRIGLYFAFSRGTAPARVEAWQQALQNLMQSGEFARLHRQWLGREATELSANILWREE; from the coding sequence ATGCGCACTTTGGCAATCTTGTTACTGGGTGTATTGAGCAGCCTCCCCGGAGCGGCGGGAGAGTTGCCGCAGACGGTTAAGCTGTTAACCGAGCCTTTGCCGCCTTTAAGTCAGTATGTGGATGGCCGGGCCAGTGGTTTTTCGGTGGAGCTGGCCAGGCTAATTCAGCGTCAGCTGGGGGAAGGTGCCGAGGTGGAGGTTCTGCCCTGGGCCCGGGGCTATGCCATGGCATTGCGGGAACCCAATACTGTGCTGTTTCCTACTTCCATTAATGACAATCGGCGTCAGCAGTTCGATTTTGTCGGTCCCTTTGCCGAAGTGCGTATGCATCTGTATGGCCGCAGTAATGATGCCAGTCGCCCCAAGGATCTGGCCGAGGCCGCTTCTCTGGGAACCATTGGTGTTTACCGGGGCTCGCCGGCAGAAAAGTTGTTACTTGATAGCAAGATCCCGGGGCTGCTGATTGCCGCATTTCCGGATCAATCCCTGCGGCAGCTATTGGCGGGGCGCATCCGATTTTGGTGCCACGCGGATCTTTTTATCGGTCCTTTGTTGTCGAAGGCGGGAGTGGATGAGGGACAGATCCAACCCGTGTTGGAACTTAAGCGCATCGGGCTGTATTTTGCTTTTTCGCGAGGTACGGCACCGGCCAGAGTGGAAGCATGGCAGCAGGCACTGCAGAATTTGATGCAGTCTGGTGAGTTTGCCCGTTTGCATCGACAGTGGCTTGGCCGTGAGGCGACTGAGTTATCAGCCAATATCTTATGGCGAGAGGAATAA